One window of Papaver somniferum cultivar HN1 chromosome 9, ASM357369v1, whole genome shotgun sequence genomic DNA carries:
- the LOC113312166 gene encoding ATP-dependent DNA helicase PIF1-like, which translates to MVEDYSSSSNTSSTFLSDRLLRELNLILKQHDKDISMYDLPPIVGILGEDFEILSLIQEELSILISDEELSSVQKLNEDQSRAYDTIMGEIERKESKVFFIDGTGGTGKTYLYRAILATFRKNGGIALATATSGITTTMLPGGRTSHSRFQLPTTPTSILTCHTKKQTDEAKLLRHATVLMWDEDTMAHHYSLEAFDRTMRDITGIAEPFCGNILIMGGDFRQRIIRNDIELHYTLNKSHLWENVHVLHLKKNMRAAKDASYSEFLIRVGDEDEPCVANEMIKVPEEMVTMENARDRDYMVNRAWITPLNEYVENLNDRVLIIFPGKEVIFYSFDSMDDDTHGLYQQEYLNNIAPRGISITRCAYYVVA; encoded by the exons ATGGTCGAGGATTACTCGAGTTCAAGCAATACAAGTTCGACATTCTTATCAGATCGTCTTCTTCGCGAGTTGAATTTGATACTTAAGCAGCACGATAAAGATATATCCATGTATGATCTACCGCCGATTGTTGGCATATTGGGTGAGGACTTTGAGATTTTGAGTCTGATTCAAGAGGAGTTGTCGATTCTTATATCTGACGAAGAACTGTCTTCTGTCCAAAAGTTGAATGAAGACCAGTCTAGGGCCTACGATACAATCATGGGAGAAATTGAGAGAAAGGAAAGTAAAGTCTTCTTCATAGATGGTACGGGAGGTACTGGGAAGACATATCTTTATCGTGCTATTCTGGCGACTTTCAGGAAAAATGGTGGTATTGCTTTAGCAACAGCCACGTCGGGAATTACTACTACTATGCTACCTGGTGGGAGGACATCACACTCAAGGTTTCAGCTTCCGACGACACCGACATCAATTTTAACGTGTCATACGAAGAAGCAAACTGATGAAGCTAAACTTTTGAGGCATGCTACCGTCCTTATGTGGGATGAAGATACAATGGCGCATCACTACTCTTTGGAAGCATTTGATCGGACGATGAGAGATATCACTGGGATTGCTGAACCATTTTGTGGAAATATTCTAATCATGGGAGGTGATTTCCGCCAG AGGATAATTCGAAATGATATTGAGTTACATTACACTCTTAACAAGTCACATTTGTGGGAAAACGTACATGTTTTGCATCTGAAGAAGAATATGCGTGCAGCCAAGGATGCATCTTATTCTGAGTTTTTGATTCGTGTTGGTGACGAGGATGAACCTTGCGTTGCTAATGAGATGATAAAGGTTCCGGAAGAGATGGTCACCATGG AAAATGCCAGAGATAGAGACTACATGGTCAATAGGGCATGGATCACACCATTGAACGAGTATGTTGAGAATCTTAATGACCGAGTACTTATCATCTTTCCTGGAAAAGAGGTTATATTTTACTCATTTGATTCTATGGACGATGATACTCATGGTCTTTACCAACAAGAATACTTGAACAACATTGCTCCTAGGGGGATTTCCATCACACGGTGCGCCTATTATGTTGTTGCGTAA